A window of the Lactobacillus gasseri ATCC 33323 = JCM 1131 genome harbors these coding sequences:
- a CDS encoding O-acetyl-ADP-ribose deacetylase, giving the protein MNDLQVIQADITKLKVDAIVNAANRTLLGGGGVDGAIHRAAGPELLAECRTLHGCETGEAKSTKGYNLPAKYVIHTVGPVYNPNFAQQDAELLAACYRNSLNLAKQYNLHSIAFSCISTGVYGYPKIDAAKIAVETTRNWLKQQNFNIKVYFCVFDSENKAIYNKLTS; this is encoded by the coding sequence ATGAATGATCTTCAAGTAATTCAAGCAGATATTACGAAATTAAAAGTTGATGCAATCGTTAATGCAGCTAATCGAACACTTTTAGGTGGTGGTGGAGTTGATGGTGCGATTCACCGTGCTGCTGGTCCAGAATTACTTGCAGAATGTCGAACGCTTCATGGTTGTGAAACTGGCGAAGCCAAAAGTACTAAGGGCTATAATTTACCTGCTAAATATGTTATCCACACAGTTGGCCCTGTGTATAATCCTAATTTTGCTCAACAAGATGCTGAGTTATTAGCAGCTTGCTATCGAAATAGTTTGAATTTAGCTAAGCAATATAATCTTCATTCAATTGCTTTTTCATGTATTTCAACAGGAGTTTACGGTTATCCAAAAATAGATGCCGCAAAAATTGCAGTTGAAACTACTAGGAATTGGCTAAAACAACAAAATTTTAATATTAAGGTCTATTTTTGTGTATTTGATTCAGAAAATAAAGCCATATATAATAAACTAACGTCTTAA
- a CDS encoding type I 3-dehydroquinate dehydratase, producing MSFEKKKVAVNNQTFLTLVNTGISEDDVVKQAQEIKKLQPEMMEWRIDYFEDVVLMNRLLEVAGKVKTVMDKTPVLITFRSKKFGGKTELDSEDAYLNLVKIAIDFKLGNAIDIERDHVSDRVAGLIQDAKAKELGVVLS from the coding sequence ATGAGTTTTGAGAAGAAAAAAGTAGCAGTGAATAATCAGACTTTTTTAACGTTAGTTAATACGGGAATAAGTGAGGACGATGTAGTAAAGCAGGCACAAGAAATAAAAAAGCTCCAGCCCGAAATGATGGAATGGAGAATTGATTATTTTGAGGATGTAGTCTTAATGAATAGACTACTAGAAGTAGCTGGTAAGGTTAAAACAGTTATGGATAAAACGCCTGTCTTAATTACTTTCCGGAGTAAAAAATTCGGCGGTAAAACTGAACTGGATAGTGAAGACGCATATCTAAATTTAGTAAAAATTGCTATTGATTTTAAATTAGGAAATGCAATTGATATCGAACGTGATCATGTTTCTGATCGAGTAGCAGGTTTGATTCAAGATGCGAAGGCTAAAGAGCTAGGAGTTGTACTTTCTTAA
- a CDS encoding ATP-binding cassette domain-containing protein, whose product MSLKYARRSQVIWFTILAAIKACNILFVAYMIKIMLNVASSHSKDVMHLVRLAALTALGQLCFMMSNFIYERVKMGIIRDVNMVFKRANLQYLVDQGEPDIKNGLSLMTNDLKQIETNRITAQLDMIYQGLTFVGSLAFALYNSWQMTIIFVVAMAAPAVVQVFTSKIITKKSKIWAKTNANYTQNVSDSLNGAQSAKLYNVRNNIVVRATRSAQNMENALRNMNLTQAWALELIYSAAELFCFIIPCTIGGIMMMQGSLSVGTLFMMVDLAMNFITPVVTLFNEFNQVKSTVPMWKKTQKALNYEAIENSEKPEKFEGLDVKNLAYQTKSDKHTIFTDVNLQVKPGEKILLMAPSGWGKTTLLRLMLGLKHPVKGKILINGENVTGDWAKAHNYFSYVNQKPFMFDDTLRFNITLGRKVSDEKLKKVIHLAGLDELVKKEGLDHKVGEAGNGLSGGQIQRIEIARALLSGRPILLADEATSALDPNLSLAIHETLLKNPHVAVIEVAHKISPEEKAMFNKIIRLNLCEGKKD is encoded by the coding sequence ATGAGCTTAAAATATGCAAGACGAAGTCAGGTGATCTGGTTTACTATCTTAGCTGCGATAAAAGCCTGTAATATTTTATTTGTAGCTTATATGATTAAGATTATGTTAAATGTAGCATCATCGCATTCTAAAGATGTAATGCATTTGGTGCGATTAGCGGCTTTAACTGCCTTGGGACAACTTTGCTTTATGATGAGTAATTTTATCTATGAGCGGGTAAAAATGGGCATAATTCGTGATGTTAATATGGTCTTTAAGCGAGCTAATTTACAGTATTTAGTTGATCAAGGTGAGCCAGATATTAAAAATGGCTTGTCGCTTATGACTAACGATTTAAAGCAAATTGAAACTAATCGAATTACAGCGCAGCTTGATATGATTTATCAAGGTTTGACTTTTGTTGGATCATTAGCTTTTGCCTTGTATAATTCATGGCAAATGACAATTATCTTCGTAGTAGCAATGGCTGCTCCAGCGGTTGTACAAGTTTTTACTAGTAAGATTATTACTAAAAAGTCTAAAATTTGGGCAAAAACCAATGCAAATTATACGCAAAACGTTTCGGATTCTTTGAATGGTGCGCAATCGGCTAAGTTATATAATGTTAGAAATAATATTGTAGTGAGAGCAACGCGTTCAGCTCAAAATATGGAAAATGCCTTGCGTAATATGAACTTAACGCAAGCTTGGGCACTAGAATTAATTTATTCTGCTGCAGAATTATTCTGCTTTATCATTCCATGTACAATTGGCGGTATCATGATGATGCAGGGAAGCCTGAGCGTTGGTACGCTATTTATGATGGTTGACTTAGCAATGAACTTCATTACGCCTGTTGTAACTTTATTTAATGAATTTAATCAAGTTAAGTCCACTGTACCAATGTGGAAGAAGACGCAAAAAGCACTTAACTATGAAGCAATTGAAAATTCAGAAAAACCAGAGAAGTTTGAAGGATTAGATGTTAAAAATCTTGCTTACCAAACTAAATCTGATAAACATACAATTTTTACTGATGTTAATTTGCAAGTTAAACCTGGTGAAAAGATTTTACTCATGGCTCCAAGCGGCTGGGGAAAGACTACTTTGCTTCGACTAATGCTAGGATTAAAACATCCAGTAAAGGGTAAAATCTTAATTAATGGAGAAAATGTAACTGGAGATTGGGCGAAGGCTCATAATTACTTTTCTTACGTTAACCAGAAACCCTTCATGTTTGATGACACCTTGCGATTTAATATAACTTTAGGTAGAAAAGTTAGCGATGAGAAACTAAAGAAGGTTATTCATTTAGCAGGATTAGATGAATTAGTAAAAAAAGAAGGACTAGATCATAAAGTTGGCGAAGCCGGAAATGGATTATCCGGTGGTCAAATTCAACGAATTGAAATTGCTCGGGCACTCTTGTCCGGTAGACCAATTTTATTAGCAGATGAAGCAACAAGTGCATTAGATCCTAATCTATCTCTTGCAATTCATGAAACGCTATTGAAAAATCCTCATGTAGCAGTGATTGAAGTTGCTCATAAGATTTCACCTGAAGAAAAGGCAATGTTTAATAAGATAATTCGCCTGAATTTATGTGAGGGTAAAAAAGATTAG
- a CDS encoding glycerophosphoryl diester phosphodiesterase membrane domain-containing protein, producing the protein MEDRFLKNIFQEINRYANNFRKYWLQYIALFIGIDLFTQVLIIPLFRYLTTAILKASAIPFISYQNIITIISTHTLMFLCLILELIVLLLVIYGEFSLILLGIREISQGRFSFRVLFRELWQSYRSVRIGSVLLLAVYFLLIVPFADLVYRTPLLAKVQIPEFILDFMTRNIWLASGLIIFYLLAFILGIRLILTLPIMIYQRKKTFLAMKESWNLTSRKYWWKLLSRLLVLGFSASIILLIFNLLIYLCQLGLDRLPRNVSFIFAVFNLLLVQLVSELVAIWISIISLLIVVAPLKSFKLQSKVKKTIKLKVLALCLMLVFALAAGANNVLYLKEIDMQRPLTISHRGVSDKNGVQNTIPALKKTAKLHPDYVEIDLHETKDKQFVVMHDENLKQLAGINKTPKDLTLKQLTRITLREDGHRAKIASFDQYLKAAAKIKQKLLIEVKTTPNDSTKMLQNFNKKYGKLIIKRKYQVQSLDYRVIEGLHQINPKLFVLYIQPYNFTYPQSVANGYSMEYSTLNNDFIWQAQLQNKPVYAWTVNAPNMMMKMMYDNVNGIITDQLAELNETIKDFEDNQSYANKLLNFILILPNESAS; encoded by the coding sequence ATGGAGGATAGGTTTTTGAAGAATATTTTTCAAGAAATAAATAGGTACGCTAATAATTTCAGAAAATATTGGCTTCAATATATAGCCTTATTTATTGGAATTGATCTTTTTACGCAGGTACTTATTATTCCGCTTTTTAGGTATCTAACTACAGCTATTTTAAAAGCTAGCGCAATTCCATTTATTTCATATCAAAATATTATTACAATCATCAGCACACACACTTTGATGTTTCTCTGTTTAATTCTGGAATTGATTGTTTTACTTCTAGTAATTTATGGTGAATTCTCACTGATATTGTTAGGAATTAGAGAAATTTCTCAGGGAAGATTTTCATTTAGGGTCCTATTTAGAGAATTATGGCAATCATATCGATCAGTTCGAATTGGCTCAGTTTTGCTACTAGCAGTGTATTTTTTACTAATTGTTCCATTTGCTGACCTAGTTTATCGAACACCATTATTAGCTAAGGTTCAAATTCCAGAGTTTATTTTAGATTTTATGACACGGAATATTTGGCTTGCTAGTGGATTAATAATCTTTTATTTGTTGGCTTTTATTTTAGGAATACGTCTTATTTTGACGCTTCCGATTATGATCTATCAAAGAAAAAAGACTTTTCTTGCCATGAAGGAAAGCTGGAATTTAACTAGTCGTAAGTATTGGTGGAAGCTCTTAAGTCGCTTGCTAGTATTAGGGTTTAGTGCAAGTATAATTTTATTAATTTTTAACTTGTTAATTTATCTTTGTCAATTAGGTTTAGATCGTTTGCCGAGAAATGTCAGTTTTATCTTCGCTGTATTTAATCTTTTACTGGTCCAATTAGTCAGTGAGTTAGTTGCAATTTGGATTAGCATTATTTCACTTTTAATTGTGGTTGCTCCATTAAAGAGTTTTAAGCTTCAAAGTAAAGTGAAAAAAACAATAAAACTAAAAGTATTAGCTTTATGTTTAATGCTAGTTTTTGCACTTGCTGCTGGTGCAAACAATGTTTTATATCTAAAAGAAATCGATATGCAGCGTCCACTTACTATCTCACACCGCGGAGTAAGTGATAAAAATGGCGTACAAAATACTATTCCAGCTTTGAAAAAAACAGCCAAGCTTCATCCAGATTATGTAGAAATTGACTTACATGAAACAAAAGATAAGCAATTCGTAGTGATGCATGATGAAAACTTAAAGCAATTAGCTGGAATTAATAAGACGCCAAAAGATTTAACTTTAAAACAGCTAACTAGAATTACGCTTCGTGAAGATGGACATCGGGCTAAAATTGCTAGTTTTGACCAGTATTTAAAAGCGGCTGCTAAAATAAAGCAAAAATTGCTGATTGAAGTTAAGACAACGCCAAATGATTCGACTAAGATGTTGCAGAATTTTAATAAAAAATATGGAAAATTAATTATTAAACGAAAATATCAAGTTCAATCGTTAGACTACAGAGTGATTGAAGGCTTGCATCAGATTAATCCTAAATTATTTGTTTTATATATTCAGCCGTATAATTTTACCTATCCTCAAAGCGTAGCTAATGGGTACTCTATGGAATACTCAACTTTAAATAATGACTTTATTTGGCAAGCACAATTACAGAATAAGCCTGTTTATGCCTGGACGGTTAATGCTCCAAATATGATGATGAAAATGATGTATGACAATGTTAATGGAATTATTACCGATCAACTTGCTGAATTAAATGAAACTATTAAAGATTTTGAAGATAATCAGAGTTATGCGAATAAGTTATTAAACTTTATTTTGATATTGCCTAACGAAAGCGCTTCATGA
- a CDS encoding gamma-glutamyl-gamma-aminobutyrate hydrolase family protein, giving the protein MKTIGITASIKNKQLVVDRSIIDTVVKLGYLPLVFAPVSLKTMPLPNVNFDALILSGGPDITPIFYNEEPLPELRETDPHRDQFELNLIKTTHDSNLPILGIGRGMQMLNVAFNGTLFQDIYVQNSGAGIQHIQKNDLSLESHHVNVTEESELAKAVGTHPYVNSNHHQAIKTIANNFNIVATAPDGIIEAIESTDQTMLGIQWRPDKLLDDPKQEKIFTNFFNKLK; this is encoded by the coding sequence ATGAAAACTATTGGTATTACTGCAAGCATCAAAAATAAGCAATTAGTCGTTGATCGTAGCATTATTGATACTGTTGTAAAACTAGGCTATCTTCCGCTTGTTTTTGCCCCAGTGAGTTTAAAGACAATGCCATTACCTAACGTTAATTTTGATGCCTTAATTCTTAGCGGTGGTCCTGATATTACGCCAATTTTTTACAATGAAGAGCCGCTTCCTGAACTTAGAGAAACTGATCCTCATCGAGACCAATTTGAATTAAATCTGATTAAAACTACTCATGATTCTAACTTACCAATTTTAGGAATTGGGCGTGGAATGCAAATGTTAAATGTAGCCTTTAACGGCACACTTTTTCAAGATATCTATGTTCAAAATTCTGGCGCTGGTATCCAGCATATCCAGAAAAATGATTTATCTTTAGAAAGTCATCACGTCAATGTGACTGAAGAAAGTGAACTTGCTAAGGCAGTTGGCACCCATCCTTACGTAAATAGTAACCACCATCAAGCAATTAAGACAATCGCTAATAACTTCAATATTGTAGCAACTGCGCCTGATGGAATTATTGAGGCAATTGAATCAACTGATCAAACAATGCTGGGAATTCAATGGCGTCCGGATAAGTTATTAGATGATCCAAAGCAAGAAAAAATCTTTACTAACTTTTTTAATAAGTTGAAATAA
- a CDS encoding MFS transporter: MSKSHAYNLPNGWHKTFYTLWLGCFITGLGYSMTMPFISLFMAELGHYNKLQLNLYSGLAFAMTFIAQAIISPYWGNLADRKGRKLMCMRAAGVMSLTIFITGLAQSALFIICMRFLQGLFSGYINNATALMASETPHQRSGWVMSQMMTAGTAGNLVGPLIGGALSSALGYRIPFFITGGLMFLTFLGTWLLVKEDFTPVSREKMKPMGEIMQGLPNVKLIIIMFVTTMIVQSSTMSIDPIVSLYVKSLMPHSNNIALIAGIVAATPGLGTMLSASHIGHLMDHIGAEKVLRWGLLIATILFIPMTFIPNAWSLAFWRFLLGIVSAGLLPAAQTILTLNVPPEAFGRVFSYNQSFQAVGAVLGSLLGSTISGMFTYEWVFAATGITLLINYLIMQLSSHRQNA; the protein is encoded by the coding sequence GTGAGCAAATCACACGCTTATAATTTACCAAACGGATGGCATAAAACATTCTATACACTTTGGCTAGGCTGTTTTATTACTGGTTTAGGGTATTCAATGACGATGCCATTTATCTCCCTATTTATGGCTGAACTGGGGCATTATAATAAACTACAATTGAATTTATATTCTGGCCTAGCTTTTGCCATGACTTTTATTGCCCAGGCCATTATTTCACCTTATTGGGGAAATTTAGCTGACCGTAAAGGCAGAAAATTGATGTGCATGCGTGCTGCTGGTGTGATGAGCTTAACCATATTTATTACAGGTCTTGCTCAAAGCGCTCTCTTTATTATTTGTATGCGGTTTTTACAGGGCTTATTTTCTGGCTATATCAATAATGCCACTGCTTTAATGGCAAGCGAAACACCGCATCAACGTAGTGGCTGGGTAATGAGTCAAATGATGACTGCGGGAACGGCTGGTAACTTAGTTGGTCCTTTAATTGGTGGGGCTTTATCTAGTGCCTTAGGATACCGGATCCCTTTCTTTATTACTGGCGGCCTAATGTTTTTAACATTTTTAGGAACATGGTTATTAGTAAAAGAAGACTTTACCCCAGTTTCTCGTGAAAAGATGAAGCCGATGGGAGAAATCATGCAGGGGTTACCAAATGTTAAACTAATCATCATTATGTTTGTAACCACGATGATTGTTCAATCATCAACTATGTCAATTGATCCAATTGTTTCTTTGTATGTAAAATCTTTAATGCCACATAGCAATAATATTGCCTTGATTGCTGGTATTGTTGCAGCTACACCTGGACTTGGAACAATGCTTTCGGCTTCTCATATCGGCCATTTAATGGATCATATTGGAGCTGAGAAAGTCCTACGTTGGGGATTACTTATTGCCACAATTTTGTTCATCCCCATGACTTTTATTCCCAATGCCTGGTCACTAGCTTTTTGGCGTTTCCTTTTAGGTATTGTCAGCGCCGGACTACTTCCTGCTGCTCAAACAATCCTAACTTTGAATGTTCCACCAGAAGCATTTGGCAGAGTATTTTCTTATAATCAATCTTTTCAAGCAGTCGGAGCTGTCTTAGGGTCTTTACTCGGTTCAACAATTTCTGGTATGTTTACTTATGAATGGGTATTTGCAGCAACTGGAATTACACTATTGATTAATTATTTGATCATGCAACTTTCCTCCCACCGTCAAAATGCCTAA
- the yaaA gene encoding peroxide stress protein YaaA, with amino-acid sequence MSDKIKIIIAPAKKMKVDQDTFLVRSKPAFLDKTQELLDFLKTRNFDQLQNLWKANDNIVRTNQSNLLTSKLDKKLTPAILAFSGIQYQYLAGDVLPQEGLDYLQDHLRILSGFYGILRPFDGIIPYRLELKTQMTGFKDYSLYHFWEDLPYQELFTNVKTVINLASLEYSRLISPYLKEGQKMITIKFLENKNGKWRQSATHAKMARGEMVRFMAKEQINDPEDLKKFSDFGYLFSAADSSEENYIFKKRL; translated from the coding sequence ATGTCAGATAAGATAAAAATAATTATTGCTCCTGCTAAAAAAATGAAAGTTGATCAAGATACTTTTTTAGTTAGATCTAAGCCTGCTTTTTTAGATAAGACGCAAGAGTTGTTAGATTTTTTGAAGACCAGAAACTTCGATCAGTTACAAAATTTGTGGAAAGCAAATGATAATATTGTTCGAACAAATCAAAGTAATCTTTTGACCAGTAAACTTGATAAGAAGTTGACTCCAGCTATTTTGGCATTTTCAGGAATTCAATATCAATATTTGGCTGGAGATGTTTTACCGCAAGAGGGATTAGATTATCTTCAAGATCATTTACGTATTTTATCAGGATTTTACGGTATTTTGAGACCATTTGATGGTATAATTCCCTATCGTTTAGAATTAAAAACACAAATGACGGGATTTAAAGACTATAGTCTTTATCATTTTTGGGAAGACTTACCATATCAAGAACTGTTTACTAATGTAAAAACTGTTATTAATCTGGCATCGTTAGAGTATTCACGTTTGATTTCTCCATATTTAAAAGAAGGTCAAAAGATGATCACAATTAAGTTTTTAGAGAATAAAAATGGAAAGTGGCGTCAAAGTGCTACTCATGCGAAGATGGCACGTGGAGAAATGGTACGTTTTATGGCTAAAGAACAAATTAATGATCCAGAAGATTTGAAAAAATTTTCTGATTTTGGATATCTATTTTCAGCAGCAGATTCTTCCGAAGAAAACTACATCTTTAAAAAACGTCTGTAA
- a CDS encoding DUF4931 domain-containing protein encodes MNNDPLIFEFAIAKDKPSSFNAERDHTCPFCDVDNLTDIYQINGPMIWLANRFPTLKNTKQTVLIESDDHDGDVSNYSKEYNHELMKFALKCFNKMRQSGKFESVLWYKNFGPKSNGSLSHPHMQIVGLDKEDGYKYIHANNFTGINVFKTNNMDVNFATHPIQGFQEININLLENSGLNSWADWIQSGVRYTLEEMYGGRCDSYNLFFYPNRDGICCKIIPRFYAPPYFVGYKLSECNDNQTLRKEANRLLNFVQKS; translated from the coding sequence TTGAATAACGATCCACTTATATTTGAATTTGCAATAGCTAAAGATAAGCCATCTAGTTTTAATGCTGAAAGGGATCATACTTGTCCTTTTTGCGATGTTGATAACTTAACCGATATCTATCAAATAAATGGACCAATGATTTGGCTAGCTAATCGATTTCCTACATTGAAAAATACAAAGCAGACAGTACTGATTGAATCTGATGATCATGATGGAGATGTAAGCAACTATTCAAAAGAATATAACCATGAATTGATGAAGTTTGCCTTGAAATGCTTCAATAAAATGCGTCAAAGCGGCAAATTTGAGTCAGTCCTTTGGTATAAAAATTTTGGCCCCAAATCTAATGGCTCCTTATCTCATCCACATATGCAAATTGTAGGATTAGATAAAGAAGACGGTTATAAGTATATTCATGCCAATAATTTTACTGGAATTAATGTCTTTAAAACAAATAATATGGATGTCAATTTTGCAACTCATCCTATACAAGGATTTCAGGAAATAAATATTAATTTATTAGAAAACAGCGGTTTAAACTCTTGGGCAGATTGGATTCAATCCGGCGTCCGTTATACTTTAGAAGAAATGTATGGCGGTCGATGCGATTCTTATAATCTATTTTTCTATCCAAATAGAGACGGAATTTGTTGCAAGATTATTCCACGATTCTATGCCCCACCATATTTTGTAGGCTATAAATTATCTGAATGTAATGATAATCAAACATTAAGAAAAGAAGCTAATAGATTATTAAACTTTGTGCAAAAGTCTTGA
- a CDS encoding MurR/RpiR family transcriptional regulator, with the protein MDLSTKVLNNYPNFKGASKKIADYLLAHPKTFLQEDAQGLGKMTKTSAASMIRFCQQLGFKGLKDFQIQLAQDTPQDNEETIDPIVDHHDNPHIVLQKLLSSIEKNTEQTAHLIDGLALNQAINFLKNADRIYLAGVGASSLPAQDLYYKFIRSDKNVVFNQDIHIALERICYSHSTDALVIFSYSGLTQEILLMADQARKNHTPIIVVTRSRQSPLVELADVVLGVSTDEKLLRVGAINSLFSEMFVSSVLFLATINQELPRLEERFRETELITNQLKQLNE; encoded by the coding sequence ATGGATTTATCAACAAAAGTTTTAAATAATTACCCTAACTTTAAAGGGGCGTCTAAGAAGATTGCTGATTATTTACTGGCTCATCCTAAAACATTTTTACAAGAGGATGCCCAAGGATTAGGGAAGATGACTAAAACCAGTGCTGCTTCAATGATTAGATTTTGTCAGCAACTTGGTTTTAAAGGGCTTAAAGATTTCCAAATCCAATTAGCTCAAGATACGCCGCAGGATAACGAAGAAACTATTGATCCAATTGTGGATCATCATGATAATCCACATATTGTATTACAGAAACTCTTATCAAGTATTGAGAAGAATACGGAGCAGACAGCTCACTTAATTGATGGGCTGGCCTTGAATCAAGCAATCAATTTTTTGAAAAATGCTGATCGAATTTATTTAGCTGGAGTGGGTGCTTCAAGCTTACCGGCCCAAGATCTTTACTATAAATTTATTCGTAGTGATAAGAATGTGGTCTTTAATCAGGATATTCATATTGCCCTAGAGCGAATTTGCTATTCGCATTCTACAGATGCCTTAGTAATCTTTTCTTATAGTGGATTAACGCAAGAAATATTGTTAATGGCGGATCAAGCTCGTAAAAATCATACTCCAATCATTGTAGTTACACGTTCACGTCAGTCTCCTTTAGTCGAGCTTGCAGATGTTGTATTAGGTGTATCAACTGATGAAAAGTTACTCAGAGTAGGTGCTATTAATTCGCTTTTTTCTGAGATGTTTGTTTCAAGTGTTTTATTTTTAGCAACAATTAATCAAGAACTACCAAGATTAGAAGAAAGATTTAGAGAAACAGAATTAATAACTAATCAATTAAAACAATTAAATGAATAA
- a CDS encoding serine hydrolase, whose product MLKDGITEIIQQYDIDASVIVKYGDQVMYQHQAEKVFPAGSLIDLAIAAYIEDQWKNNHDIVNEEMEVTDLSRVRGAGIIGDLRRTNWSVRDLVYLISAITDNVATNLLIEKFDIYEIDEWLKKNYPGLRLGRELMRYSASGQDNECTATSIDKLITHLMTTQNPFCALIRKALSNHTIPTDLTFYGDNILTYNKLGRDRQARHEVCAFMTKKAPVFCTVLSSYEGRDVEDRLFFQELSKLIFSHVKTAKTEK is encoded by the coding sequence ATGTTAAAAGATGGAATTACTGAAATTATTCAACAGTATGATATTGATGCAAGTGTAATTGTTAAATATGGTGACCAAGTAATGTATCAACATCAAGCTGAGAAGGTTTTCCCAGCAGGAAGCTTGATTGACCTTGCAATTGCCGCGTATATTGAAGACCAGTGGAAAAATAATCATGATATTGTGAATGAAGAAATGGAAGTTACTGATCTATCACGGGTACGAGGTGCAGGAATTATTGGGGATCTGCGTCGCACTAATTGGAGTGTTCGAGATTTAGTTTACTTAATTAGTGCGATAACGGATAACGTGGCTACTAATTTATTAATTGAAAAATTTGATATTTATGAAATTGATGAGTGGCTAAAGAAGAACTATCCTGGTCTAAGATTAGGAAGAGAATTAATGCGCTACTCAGCTAGTGGTCAAGATAATGAATGTACTGCCACCAGCATTGATAAATTAATTACTCATTTGATGACTACTCAAAATCCATTCTGTGCATTGATTCGCAAGGCATTAAGTAATCATACTATTCCGACTGATTTAACTTTTTATGGTGATAATATTCTGACATACAATAAATTAGGTCGAGATAGGCAAGCGCGTCATGAGGTTTGTGCGTTTATGACTAAGAAAGCACCAGTATTTTGTACTGTATTAAGTAGCTATGAAGGAAGAGATGTAGAGGATCGTTTATTCTTTCAAGAATTAAGTAAGTTGATCTTTTCACATGTAAAAACTGCTAAGACTGAAAAATAG